In one window of Tissierellales bacterium DNA:
- a CDS encoding ROK family protein translates to SIKYSIMNNDSEFIESDSIETPQQGEGKTQKILVDIINDYKTKHDIKGVAMSVPGGIDDDGYIHFMGQVIDLQDMYLNKYIKEHTGLNCVYDNDVNCVAMAEKSMGNAVDNKNFVCITIGTGIGGGVFINNQLYRGHRGMAGEFGINILEHRLSQLENIPMRTFSRLGSTYNLIDRVNKLKNTSLDGVQVFELAKEDKDVQDLIEDFYFSLAIGIYNIVYSFAPEKVLLGGGISSRDNLIENINRYLKLLNPEILDMVTIDTCKFQNDSGKIGALYKYLSNNI, encoded by the coding sequence TCCATAAAATACAGCATCATGAATAATGATAGCGAATTTATAGAATCAGACTCAATAGAAACACCACAACAAGGAGAAGGTAAAACACAAAAAATATTAGTAGATATAATAAATGATTATAAAACAAAGCATGACATCAAAGGAGTTGCAATGAGTGTACCAGGTGGTATTGATGATGATGGATATATTCATTTTATGGGGCAAGTAATAGATTTACAAGATATGTATCTAAATAAATACATAAAAGAACATACAGGGCTTAACTGTGTATATGATAATGATGTAAACTGTGTCGCTATGGCTGAAAAATCTATGGGAAATGCAGTGGATAATAAAAACTTTGTATGCATAACTATAGGAACTGGTATAGGCGGTGGAGTTTTTATAAACAACCAGCTATACAGGGGTCATAGAGGAATGGCAGGAGAATTTGGTATAAATATATTAGAACATAGACTATCGCAATTAGAAAATATACCTATGAGAACTTTTAGTAGATTAGGTTCAACATATAACTTAATAGACAGAGTTAATAAGTTGAAAAATACTAGTTTAGATGGAGTTCAAGTTTTTGAATTAGCTAAAGAAGATAAGGATGTACAAGACTTAATAGAAGATTTCTACTTTTCATTAGCTATAGGAATATATAATATAGTTTATAGTTTTGCTCCAGAAAAAGTTTTACTAGGTGGTGGGATAAGTTCTAGAGATAATCTAATAGAAAATATTAATAGATATTTAAAATTATTAAATCCAGAAATATTAGATATGGTTACAATAGACACTTGTAAATTCCAAAATGATTCAGGGAAAATAGGCGCATTGTATAAATACTTGAGTAATAATATTTAA